One stretch of Amycolatopsis sp. NBC_00345 DNA includes these proteins:
- a CDS encoding DUF885 domain-containing protein, with protein sequence MASTEEGVHGICDRYVDDYAAVDPVSATMLGVDGYDDQLTDYSPDGHAARAALAARALAEIAVAEPADAGERVAKAVFTERVGLDVEIHEAGLDLAALNVIASPVQDLRMVFDLMPMDTAGQWRNIAARLGKVPAALAGIRASLLAAADDGHVSALRQIAKVAEQCETWAGLKDGPGFFTGLVGAAAGNKAAAGLEDDLAAGARGAEEAFAEFAGFLRAELAPRAPAKDAVGEDVYKLWSRYYVGAALDLHEAYEWGWNEFARIDAEMRVVADRIRPGATVAEAAAVLDADPRYRVKGRAQFEAWMQSLSDDALKSLRGKHFDIPDRLMALECRIAPPGGGVGAYYTGPSEDFSRPGRMWWSLPADKDEFTTWREVSTVYHEGVPGHHLQIATAVNQAGSLTKYQRLMTFISAHGEGWALYAERLMQDLGYLADDGNLLGMLSEQLFRAARVVVDLGMHLELEIPAGTGFHEGERWTPELGLEFMLTRTITDQAHVHDEIDRYLGWPGQAPSYKLGERLWLAARDDARRRQGESFDIKQFHTLALQMGGMGLDTLRDQLSQLN encoded by the coding sequence ATGGCTTCCACCGAAGAGGGCGTGCACGGGATCTGCGACCGGTACGTCGACGACTACGCGGCCGTGGACCCGGTCTCCGCGACCATGCTCGGCGTCGACGGTTACGACGACCAGCTCACCGACTACTCGCCGGACGGGCACGCGGCCCGGGCCGCGCTCGCCGCGCGGGCACTGGCCGAGATCGCCGTCGCCGAGCCCGCCGACGCGGGCGAGCGCGTCGCCAAGGCCGTGTTCACCGAGCGGGTGGGCCTGGACGTCGAGATCCACGAGGCCGGCCTCGACCTGGCCGCGCTGAACGTGATCGCCAGCCCGGTGCAGGACCTGCGCATGGTGTTCGACCTGATGCCGATGGACACCGCCGGGCAGTGGCGGAACATCGCCGCCCGGCTCGGGAAGGTGCCCGCGGCGCTCGCCGGGATCCGCGCGTCGCTGCTGGCCGCGGCGGACGACGGCCACGTTTCGGCGCTGCGCCAGATCGCCAAGGTCGCCGAGCAGTGCGAGACCTGGGCGGGGCTCAAGGACGGGCCGGGCTTCTTCACCGGGCTCGTGGGCGCCGCGGCCGGCAACAAGGCCGCCGCCGGGCTGGAGGACGACCTCGCCGCGGGCGCGCGCGGGGCGGAGGAGGCGTTCGCGGAGTTCGCGGGCTTCCTGCGCGCCGAGCTGGCGCCGCGCGCGCCGGCCAAGGACGCGGTGGGCGAGGACGTCTACAAGCTGTGGTCGCGCTACTACGTCGGCGCCGCGCTCGACCTGCACGAGGCCTACGAGTGGGGCTGGAACGAGTTCGCGCGCATCGACGCCGAGATGCGCGTCGTCGCGGACCGGATCCGGCCGGGCGCCACCGTCGCGGAGGCCGCGGCGGTGCTCGACGCCGACCCGCGCTACCGCGTGAAGGGCCGGGCCCAGTTCGAAGCGTGGATGCAGTCGCTGTCGGACGACGCGCTGAAGTCGTTGCGCGGCAAGCACTTCGACATCCCCGACCGGCTGATGGCGCTGGAGTGCCGGATCGCCCCGCCGGGCGGCGGCGTCGGCGCGTACTACACCGGGCCGAGCGAGGACTTCAGCCGCCCGGGCCGGATGTGGTGGTCGCTGCCCGCGGACAAGGACGAGTTCACCACCTGGCGCGAGGTCTCGACCGTCTACCACGAGGGCGTCCCCGGCCACCACCTGCAGATCGCGACGGCGGTCAACCAGGCGGGCTCGCTGACGAAGTACCAGCGGCTGATGACGTTCATCTCCGCGCACGGCGAGGGCTGGGCCCTGTACGCCGAGCGCCTCATGCAGGACCTCGGCTACCTCGCCGACGACGGGAACCTGCTCGGCATGCTGTCGGAGCAGCTGTTCCGCGCCGCCCGCGTGGTCGTCGACCTCGGCATGCACCTGGAGCTGGAGATCCCGGCGGGCACGGGCTTCCACGAGGGCGAGCGGTGGACCCCGGAGCTGGGCCTGGAGTTCATGCTCACCCGCACGATCACCGACCAGGCCCACGTCCACGACGAGATCGACCGCTACCTCGGCTGGCCGGGCCAGGCCCCCTCGTACAAACTCGGCGAACGCCTCTGGCTCGCCGCCCGCGACGACGCCCGCCGCCGCCAGGGGGAGTCCTTCGACATCAAGCAGTTCCACACCCTGGCCCTCCAGATGGGCGGCATGGGCCTGGACACGTTGCGCGACCAGCTTTCCCAGCTGAACTGA
- a CDS encoding MarR family winged helix-turn-helix transcriptional regulator, protein MSQDGDGVDLNKSLGYLLKEASSALRAAMEEVLRPLGMSVTHYSCLELLAQRPGLSNSELARGAFVTRQSMNVLLQTLEREGHVTRPAEAPVGKALPTRLTPRGRRRLEKATIAVRSVEVRMLAGLTETEQSGAFQILRSMIHSLRDGNDGA, encoded by the coding sequence ATGAGTCAAGACGGTGACGGCGTCGACCTGAACAAATCACTGGGCTACCTGCTGAAAGAGGCGTCAAGCGCGCTGCGGGCAGCCATGGAGGAAGTACTGCGGCCGCTCGGGATGAGCGTGACGCACTACTCCTGCCTCGAACTGCTGGCCCAACGACCGGGCCTGTCGAACTCCGAGCTCGCCCGGGGCGCGTTCGTGACCCGGCAGTCGATGAACGTGCTGCTCCAGACCCTGGAACGAGAGGGCCACGTGACCAGGCCCGCCGAGGCACCCGTCGGGAAGGCTCTTCCCACCCGGCTCACGCCACGCGGCCGACGGAGACTCGAGAAGGCGACCATCGCGGTCCGGTCCGTCGAGGTCAGAATGCTGGCCGGCCTGACCGAAACCGAGCAGTCAGGCGCGTTCCAGATCCTGCGGAGCATGATCCATTCCCTGCGCGACGGCAACGACGGTGCCTGA
- a CDS encoding VOC family protein has protein sequence MPATGPDFISLQARDLDASQAFYEQYLGLVRSPAGPPHAVVFETKPIAFALRDVLPGTDLAAVTQPGIGAAIWLHATDVQAIHDALAADGHTIVSAPIDGPFGRTFTFADPDGYQVTLHDRG, from the coding sequence TTGCCCGCCACCGGCCCCGACTTCATCTCGCTGCAAGCGCGTGACCTGGACGCTTCGCAGGCGTTCTACGAGCAGTACCTCGGCCTCGTCCGCTCGCCGGCCGGACCTCCGCACGCCGTCGTCTTCGAGACGAAGCCGATCGCGTTCGCGCTCCGCGACGTCCTTCCCGGCACCGATCTCGCCGCCGTGACCCAGCCCGGCATCGGTGCCGCGATCTGGCTCCACGCCACCGACGTCCAGGCCATTCACGACGCCCTCGCCGCCGACGGCCACACCATCGTCTCCGCACCGATCGACGGCCCCTTCGGCCGGACATTCACCTTCGCCGACCCCGACGGCTACCAGGTCACCCTCCACGACCGTGGCTGA
- a CDS encoding NAD(P)H-binding protein encodes MAEASTLVFGATGALGRHVLDALAARGISPETITAAGRNQVRLGELAAAGFGTAAVDLSDSAAVEELVARHSDIVLISGGDPNRLAQHESVIKAAKNANARHAEALAIVVTTAGHDNVTYSLSGDTDFTYADIAEAMSVVLEREVAYQPVTAEELRGALINSGMGGGLAAFLAGLDETIAAGVFARVGDDLSRLLGRPTTGLVEGLTAK; translated from the coding sequence GTGGCTGAGGCGAGCACCCTGGTTTTCGGGGCTACCGGAGCACTCGGCCGCCATGTCCTGGACGCGCTGGCCGCCCGGGGAATCAGTCCTGAAACGATCACCGCGGCCGGTCGGAACCAAGTGCGCCTCGGGGAACTTGCTGCCGCCGGGTTCGGCACCGCTGCCGTTGATCTGTCGGATTCAGCCGCCGTCGAGGAGCTGGTTGCCAGGCACTCCGACATTGTGCTGATCTCGGGCGGCGACCCGAATCGCCTTGCCCAGCACGAGTCGGTCATCAAGGCCGCGAAGAACGCGAATGCCCGGCACGCTGAGGCATTGGCCATCGTGGTCACCACGGCTGGGCACGACAATGTCACTTACAGCCTCTCGGGTGACACGGACTTCACCTACGCGGACATTGCCGAAGCGATGTCGGTCGTGCTGGAGCGAGAGGTCGCTTACCAGCCGGTCACTGCCGAAGAATTGCGGGGAGCGCTCATCAATTCGGGGATGGGCGGCGGGCTGGCCGCGTTCTTGGCAGGTCTCGATGAAACCATCGCTGCCGGGGTTTTCGCCCGGGTCGGTGACGATCTTTCCCGGCTCCTCGGCCGGCCGACGACCGGACTGGTCGAGGGGCTGACGGCAAAGTGA
- a CDS encoding EVE domain-containing protein: MNSEAGAGGPARAVPSPDRRFWINTVSLDHVEAAIQGGFTQADHGAGTRLRRPRPGDEMVFYSPRTNLRGGEPVRQFTAWATITGDKPYQAYVSDEFQPWRLAVTFHACERVDAKPLVDQLSFVTDPAHWGLPFRRGLFPIPRQDFLTIAAHMVPREDTR, from the coding sequence GTGAACAGTGAGGCCGGCGCGGGCGGGCCGGCTCGCGCCGTCCCTTCTCCCGATCGGCGATTCTGGATCAACACCGTCAGCCTGGATCACGTTGAAGCGGCCATCCAGGGAGGCTTCACACAAGCGGACCACGGTGCCGGCACACGTCTTCGCCGGCCGCGTCCTGGCGATGAGATGGTCTTTTACTCGCCGCGCACGAACTTACGGGGAGGTGAACCCGTCAGGCAGTTCACCGCGTGGGCCACCATCACCGGCGACAAGCCTTACCAGGCCTATGTCAGCGACGAATTTCAGCCATGGCGGCTCGCGGTCACATTTCACGCTTGTGAGCGAGTCGATGCGAAGCCACTTGTCGATCAGTTGTCTTTTGTCACGGACCCCGCTCATTGGGGTCTGCCATTTCGCCGTGGACTGTTTCCCATTCCGCGGCAGGATTTTTTGACGATCGCCGCGCACATGGTCCCGCGTGAAGATACCCGCTGA
- a CDS encoding DMT family transporter produces MSLSIASPARARSSAALVLAGVLWGTGGLAGSLLGQLAGLNPLAVAAYRLLVGGATASAYVALTGGLRGLPRTPEVLRRLLAVGGLFALFQTSYFAAVSLSSVSTATMTTIGAAPVVLTVVSAVRNRRAPRLWTLVSVGGAVAGLVLLRWSPEVATSPARLAGGLGFALLAAAGFAVLTLVTAKPVDGLEPLATTAFGCLAGGLLLTPAAMWFGMGLPARVDVLLLAVYFGAVPTAVAYAAYFRGLGGAHPVLGALSALLEPLTATVLSVVFLHERLSAFAWGGAVLLLAALAVGYWRPEPR; encoded by the coding sequence ATGTCTCTTTCGATCGCTTCGCCCGCGCGCGCCCGTTCGTCGGCCGCGCTGGTGCTCGCCGGGGTGCTGTGGGGCACCGGCGGGCTCGCCGGGTCGCTGCTGGGCCAGCTCGCCGGGCTCAATCCGCTGGCTGTGGCCGCGTACCGGCTGCTTGTCGGAGGCGCCACAGCCTCCGCGTACGTCGCTCTCACCGGCGGTCTGCGAGGCCTGCCGCGTACGCCCGAAGTGCTACGCCGCCTGCTCGCGGTGGGTGGCCTGTTCGCCCTGTTCCAGACCAGCTACTTCGCCGCCGTCTCGCTCAGCTCCGTCAGCACGGCGACGATGACCACGATCGGCGCCGCACCCGTGGTGCTCACCGTCGTCTCCGCGGTGCGGAACCGCCGCGCGCCGCGCCTGTGGACGCTGGTGTCCGTCGGCGGCGCCGTCGCGGGGCTGGTGCTGCTGCGCTGGTCGCCGGAGGTCGCGACGTCACCCGCGCGGCTGGCCGGCGGCCTCGGCTTCGCACTGCTCGCGGCGGCCGGGTTCGCCGTGCTCACGCTCGTCACGGCGAAGCCCGTCGACGGTCTCGAACCGTTGGCCACCACGGCGTTCGGCTGCCTGGCCGGTGGCCTGCTGCTGACGCCCGCCGCGATGTGGTTCGGCATGGGCCTGCCCGCCCGCGTCGACGTGCTGCTGCTGGCCGTGTACTTCGGCGCCGTCCCGACGGCTGTCGCCTACGCCGCGTACTTCCGCGGCCTCGGCGGCGCCCACCCCGTGCTGGGCGCGCTGTCCGCGTTGCTGGAGCCGCTCACCGCGACGGTGCTTTCGGTCGTCTTCCTGCACGAACGGCTGAGCGCCTTCGCGTGGGGAGGCGCGGTGCTGCTCCTCGCGGCGCTCGCGGTCGGCTACTGGCGGCCCGAGCCGAGGTGA
- a CDS encoding GNAT family N-acetyltransferase: MTATSSGCFRYVQLSADEFRARLPEALAIYVTAMRYPDGTAEQRAPMWLTHALRAGWRCMAALDADDELLGIAYGYKGRAGQWWHEQVRQGLTRRSGAPEADRWLTDYFELTEIHVRPENQGKGIGEDLLRRLLDGVPSANVLLSTPEGTSRAWKLYRRMGFLDVLRDYHFTGDPRPFAILGRPLPLDAQ, from the coding sequence GTGACCGCGACGTCCTCCGGGTGCTTCCGCTACGTCCAGCTGTCCGCGGACGAGTTCCGCGCGCGCCTGCCCGAGGCGCTGGCCATCTACGTGACCGCGATGCGCTACCCGGACGGCACCGCCGAGCAGCGGGCGCCGATGTGGCTGACGCACGCGTTGCGCGCGGGCTGGCGCTGCATGGCCGCCCTCGACGCCGATGACGAACTGCTCGGCATCGCCTACGGGTACAAGGGCCGCGCCGGGCAGTGGTGGCACGAGCAGGTGCGCCAGGGGCTGACCCGCCGCTCGGGCGCGCCGGAGGCCGACCGCTGGCTCACGGACTACTTCGAGCTGACCGAGATCCACGTGCGCCCGGAGAACCAGGGCAAGGGCATCGGCGAGGACCTGCTGCGGCGGCTGCTCGACGGCGTGCCGAGCGCCAACGTCCTGCTGTCCACCCCGGAGGGCACCAGCCGGGCGTGGAAGCTGTACCGCCGCATGGGTTTCCTCGACGTGCTGCGCGACTACCACTTCACCGGCGACCCGCGGCCGTTCGCGATCCTCGGGCGGCCCCTGCCACTCGACGCGCAGTAG
- a CDS encoding YbaK/EbsC family protein, producing MSSLDHPAVAKVTAVLAESGQQAAADGVRVLPAEVRTAAQAAEALGVPVGAIANSLVFRARTADGTETALLALTSGAHRADPARLAELSGLTDVGKADADFVREHTGQPIGGVAPVGHPAKLVTLVDTALRAYDVVWAAAGHPKSIFPTTFDGLAELTGATAGALAGEGENDRS from the coding sequence ATGAGCTCGCTCGACCATCCCGCCGTCGCCAAGGTCACAGCCGTGCTGGCCGAGTCCGGCCAGCAGGCCGCCGCCGACGGCGTCCGCGTGCTGCCCGCCGAAGTCCGCACCGCCGCGCAGGCCGCGGAAGCGCTCGGCGTACCGGTCGGCGCCATCGCCAACAGCCTCGTCTTCCGGGCCCGCACGGCCGACGGCACGGAGACGGCGCTGCTCGCCCTCACCTCGGGCGCCCACCGCGCCGACCCGGCCCGGCTGGCCGAGCTCTCCGGCCTCACCGACGTGGGCAAGGCCGACGCCGATTTCGTCCGCGAGCACACCGGTCAGCCCATCGGCGGCGTCGCGCCCGTCGGCCACCCCGCGAAGCTGGTGACGCTGGTGGACACGGCGCTGCGCGCGTACGACGTGGTGTGGGCCGCGGCCGGGCACCCGAAGTCGATCTTCCCGACGACCTTCGACGGCCTGGCGGAGCTGACCGGGGCCACCGCCGGTGCCCTGGCGGGCGAAGGGGAGAATGACCGATCGTGA
- a CDS encoding SAV_6107 family HEPN domain-containing protein, translating to MSVSVVSPADPGQPQLPLSLRPPAPPAAVALLAQAKRGLAGAERERDPAERFIGAYLSALRGAAAVLAARGRPSRGRSRPASGWVLLDAVAPELREWSAFFAANSATRAAAEAGITGRVTAESAADLLRATSLFLEVVRRVVHGEPITGEAHVA from the coding sequence ATGTCCGTCTCGGTCGTGTCCCCCGCGGACCCCGGGCAGCCGCAGCTGCCCCTGTCGCTGCGGCCGCCCGCGCCGCCGGCCGCGGTCGCCCTGCTCGCCCAGGCCAAGCGCGGGCTGGCCGGCGCCGAGCGCGAGCGTGACCCGGCGGAGCGGTTCATCGGGGCTTATCTGTCCGCGCTGCGCGGCGCCGCGGCGGTGCTCGCCGCGCGCGGCCGCCCGAGCCGGGGACGGTCCCGCCCGGCCAGCGGCTGGGTCCTGCTCGACGCCGTCGCGCCCGAGCTCCGGGAGTGGTCGGCGTTCTTCGCGGCCAACTCGGCCACGCGCGCCGCCGCGGAGGCCGGCATCACCGGCCGGGTCACCGCCGAGTCGGCGGCGGACCTGCTGCGCGCCACGTCGTTGTTTCTTGAGGTCGTCCGCCGTGTCGTGCACGGAGAGCCGATAACGGGCGAAGCCCATGTCGCGTGA
- a CDS encoding maleylpyruvate isomerase N-terminal domain-containing protein has product MSRELGPVDHGRLLEALGVEARVLGEVAHAASPDSPVPTTPGWTLNELLRHVGSIYRLAWGWMTEGHRPVHWQRGPLPGEPVAEYFDAGREALLAELAAHDPSARASTWWPADPTYGFWRRRMLHETLVHRFDAERAAGVAHSPVPDDLAADGVDEVLTLYFDQKLATMGLAGTRHGTVGIRTGGHSWIARAGPDETVAWRCSAEEAEAADELVEAEASRVYLWLWGRAAPTAVTVTGGHDLAAQVWALLRLATR; this is encoded by the coding sequence ATGTCGCGTGAGCTAGGTCCGGTCGACCATGGCCGGTTGCTCGAAGCCCTCGGGGTCGAGGCGAGGGTGCTCGGGGAGGTGGCCCACGCGGCGTCGCCCGACAGCCCGGTGCCCACCACGCCGGGCTGGACGCTGAACGAGCTGCTCCGGCACGTCGGCAGCATCTACCGGCTCGCGTGGGGATGGATGACGGAAGGGCACCGGCCCGTCCACTGGCAGCGCGGCCCGCTGCCGGGCGAGCCGGTGGCCGAGTACTTCGACGCCGGCCGGGAGGCGCTGCTGGCCGAGCTGGCCGCGCACGATCCGTCGGCGCGCGCGTCCACCTGGTGGCCCGCGGACCCGACGTACGGTTTCTGGCGCCGTCGCATGCTGCACGAAACCCTGGTCCACCGGTTCGACGCCGAGCGCGCCGCGGGCGTGGCGCACTCCCCGGTCCCGGACGACCTGGCCGCCGACGGCGTGGACGAGGTGCTCACCCTGTACTTCGACCAGAAGCTCGCCACCATGGGCCTGGCCGGCACTCGCCACGGCACGGTGGGGATCCGCACCGGCGGGCACAGCTGGATCGCCCGCGCGGGCCCCGACGAGACAGTCGCTTGGCGCTGTTCCGCCGAGGAGGCCGAGGCCGCGGACGAACTAGTCGAGGCCGAAGCGTCACGGGTCTACCTGTGGCTCTGGGGCCGCGCGGCCCCAACGGCCGTCACCGTCACCGGCGGCCACGACCTCGCCGCCCAGGTCTGGGCCCTGCTGCGGCTCGCCACCCGCTGA
- a CDS encoding VOC family protein, translated as MATRLVNLVVDAARPQELASFWAALLGWQAAADLPDEVEVHAPPDDGWELDLIFVPVPVPPVSLAPSPPAPPLVPKVAKNRIHLDLASTSAAHQAERVERALELGARRLDLGQGDVPWVVLADPEGNAFCVLEPREEYADSGAVAAIVVDAGEPARLAGFWSALTGWPVSSAEDVIVGLRAPSGRGPWLEFLRSADHKLGKNRLHLDVAPHAGEDHAAAVVQVVAAGAAPADVGQGDVPWVVLADPEGNEFCVLTPR; from the coding sequence ATGGCTACGCGTTTGGTGAACCTGGTGGTCGACGCGGCACGGCCCCAGGAGCTCGCAAGCTTCTGGGCCGCGCTGCTCGGCTGGCAGGCAGCCGCCGACCTACCGGACGAGGTCGAGGTCCACGCACCCCCCGACGACGGGTGGGAGCTTGACCTGATCTTCGTGCCAGTGCCAGTGCCACCTGTATCGCTGGCACCGTCGCCGCCCGCGCCGCCGCTGGTGCCGAAGGTGGCCAAGAACCGCATCCACCTCGACTTGGCGAGTACCTCGGCGGCGCACCAGGCCGAGCGCGTGGAGCGCGCGCTGGAGCTGGGCGCGCGCCGGTTGGACCTCGGCCAGGGTGATGTGCCGTGGGTGGTGCTCGCCGATCCCGAAGGGAACGCGTTCTGCGTACTGGAGCCGCGCGAGGAGTACGCGGATTCGGGGGCGGTGGCGGCGATCGTCGTCGATGCCGGGGAGCCCGCGCGGCTGGCGGGGTTCTGGTCGGCGCTCACCGGCTGGCCGGTGTCGTCGGCGGAGGATGTGATCGTCGGGCTGCGGGCGCCGTCCGGGCGTGGGCCGTGGCTGGAGTTCCTGCGCTCGGCTGATCACAAACTCGGCAAGAACCGGCTGCACCTCGACGTCGCCCCGCACGCAGGGGAGGACCACGCGGCGGCGGTCGTACAGGTGGTCGCGGCCGGGGCGGCACCTGCCGACGTCGGGCAGGGCGACGTGCCGTGGGTGGTGCTCGCCGACCCCGAAGGGAACGAGTTCTGCGTGCTCACGCCCCGCTGA
- a CDS encoding GNAT family N-acetyltransferase has translation METFRARPNRTPLVAELPPEEPTASAWRVRVRMDDRPGTLARIAIRLADLECNILGLTVLPVPGGVLDEIVLRPATGLPKEVLAEAIRGEGCECSGIVDADVRELRDTASFALSAARRAVDDPERLAEVLRDVLAADLVTRVPAPEGNPGRTESGHRAVFPLDADTVLVARRRWAPFVELELTRAAALITLLAAMRHNVSGAVVLDRPDGAAVILRPGTPRDADAVSELHQRCSMKTLFRRYHTGVRTVPRRWLHKLLTPPRGSSVLAVCGREVIGLGQLIPQPDGTAEVSLLVEDAWQAEGIGTALLARLAVLATSAGHTELTAVCLPGDDTMSRTAARAGLRAERSTTDTSALRFFLP, from the coding sequence ATGGAAACCTTCCGAGCCCGGCCGAATCGCACGCCGCTGGTGGCGGAGCTGCCGCCCGAGGAGCCGACCGCGTCCGCGTGGCGCGTCCGGGTCCGGATGGACGACCGGCCCGGCACGCTCGCGCGCATCGCCATCCGCCTGGCCGACCTCGAGTGCAACATCCTGGGCCTCACCGTGCTCCCGGTGCCCGGCGGCGTGCTCGACGAGATCGTGCTGCGGCCCGCCACCGGCCTGCCCAAGGAGGTACTCGCGGAGGCCATCCGCGGTGAGGGCTGCGAGTGCTCCGGCATCGTCGACGCCGACGTCCGCGAACTGCGCGACACGGCGTCCTTCGCGTTGTCGGCGGCCCGCCGCGCGGTCGACGATCCCGAGCGACTCGCCGAAGTGCTCCGCGACGTGCTCGCCGCCGACCTCGTCACGCGCGTCCCAGCGCCGGAGGGCAACCCGGGCCGCACCGAGAGCGGCCACCGCGCGGTCTTCCCGCTCGACGCGGACACGGTGCTGGTCGCGCGCCGCCGCTGGGCGCCGTTCGTGGAGCTGGAGCTGACCCGCGCGGCCGCGTTGATCACGCTGCTGGCGGCCATGCGCCACAACGTCTCGGGCGCTGTTGTGCTGGACCGCCCGGACGGTGCCGCCGTCATCCTCCGCCCCGGCACCCCGCGCGACGCCGACGCTGTCTCCGAGCTGCACCAGCGTTGCTCGATGAAAACACTGTTCCGTCGTTACCACACCGGCGTCCGCACCGTGCCGCGCAGATGGCTCCACAAACTGCTGACGCCCCCGCGCGGCTCGAGCGTCCTCGCGGTCTGCGGCCGTGAGGTCATCGGCCTGGGACAGCTGATTCCGCAACCGGACGGCACCGCGGAAGTCTCGCTGCTGGTGGAGGACGCCTGGCAGGCCGAAGGCATCGGCACGGCTTTGCTGGCCCGCCTCGCCGTCCTGGCCACCTCCGCGGGCCACACGGAACTCACCGCCGTCTGCCTCCCCGGCGACGACACGATGTCCCGGACCGCCGCCCGCGCCGGCCTCCGCGCCGAACGCTCCACCACGGACACCTCGGCCCTGCGCTTCTTCCTGCCCTGA
- the def gene encoding peptide deformylase codes for MAMRELRYFGDPVLKTVCDPVTTFDKKIEALVKDLLDSVEPEGRAGLAAPQIGVSLRVFSYDVGGLTGYVINPEIVSLSEETHEIGEGCLSVPELWFPTVRAKHAVVRGVDLRNEPIEVEGVDVLAQCLQHETDHLDGKLYLDRLTSDHKKQALREARGKDWFWNR; via the coding sequence ATGGCGATGCGCGAACTGCGCTACTTCGGTGACCCGGTGCTGAAGACGGTCTGCGATCCCGTGACCACCTTCGACAAGAAGATCGAAGCGCTGGTGAAGGACCTGCTGGACTCGGTCGAGCCGGAGGGCCGGGCCGGGCTCGCGGCGCCGCAGATCGGCGTGAGCCTGCGGGTGTTCAGCTACGACGTCGGGGGCCTCACGGGCTACGTGATCAACCCCGAGATCGTCTCGCTGTCCGAGGAGACGCACGAAATCGGCGAGGGCTGCCTGTCCGTGCCGGAACTGTGGTTCCCCACGGTCCGCGCGAAGCACGCCGTGGTCCGCGGCGTCGACCTCCGCAACGAGCCGATCGAGGTCGAGGGCGTCGACGTGCTCGCCCAGTGCCTCCAGCACGAGACCGACCATCTCGACGGCAAGCTCTACCTGGACCGCCTCACGTCCGACCACAAGAAACAGGCCCTCCGCGAAGCCCGCGGCAAGGACTGGTTCTGGAACCGCTGA